In Paenibacillus durus, the DNA window TAGCTTTACCTGCTTCAATTAAGGACAAAACCTTGTATCACCTGAAAAAAACACTTCTGGAAATCGGCTATCAGACCCTTATTCTTGAATTGAACGTGTTACGGGTTCAAGAGCAGTTGACCGGTGGTAGTCCAGAAGAAAGATACCACAGCTTCAACCGTCTTTTCCTGAATGATATCTCCTATATCCATTCCTTTTTTGATGAATACCCGGTTCTGCTCCGGCTCATGTGTACGAAAACCGCCTATTGGGTACAAAATGTTGCCGAATTACTGCACCGCCTATCAAATGATGCTGAACAAATTAGCCAGCAGTTCGGCGTCAGCGGGGATATAATCGATCTGGATCTCGGCCTTGGCGACTCCCATGATAAAGGAAAAATGGTCGCTATTATCACCTTTGCGAACGGAAGAGTTGTCTATAAACCTCGAAGCCATGAGGTGGATATCAAGTTCCAACAGATCTTGAGCTGGGTCAACCTCAGACAGCCGCCGAGAAAATTGGCCACATATACGATTCTGAATTGCGGAACCTACGGCTGGTCCAATTTTGTCGTATACCGGGAATGTGATCAACTGGAGCAATTGAACGATTATTACATACGGCTGGGTCAAATACTGGCCATTTTGTACAGTATTGATGCCGTAGATTTCCATCATGAGAACATCATTGCCTGCAAGGATCATCCGATTCTGATTGACCTGGAGTCTATATTCCATCAGTCTAAACAAAATGAAGTTTCCATGGACACCGCAATTTCTAAAGCCCGCTACATACTAACGCGTTCGGTTAACTCGACTGGCATTCTTCCGTTCAATTCCTATTATGAAAAAAAAGACAGCAACCGAGTATTGGACCTAAGCGGTCTTAGCGGCAAGGAGGCTCAGGAAGCGCCGTTCAAGGCTTATCAGATCAAACAATCTTTTCGTGATGACATGCACCTGGCCAAAGACTCCTTCCAGATTCAAGAGGCGCAGAATGTACCGAAGCTTAACGGCGAGCCTGTCGAAATTTTGGAATATTTGAATTTCATTGTGGATGGATTCAGGCAGGTATACCAACTCATTCAAACGAACAAAGCATCTTACCTTGCTCTCTTGACGATTTTTGAGACATGTCCTGTACGGACGATTATTCGGCCAACAGCCGTCTATGCCCAGCTACTGCAACGAAGCTACCATCCAGATTTCCTTCGGGATGCCGTTGACCGGGAAGTATTCTTGTGCAGGCTGGAGAAATTCATTAATGAAGACACGAACTATGATGTCGCGAGAAGCGAGTTGCTCGATCTTTTGAATGGAGATATTCCCTATTTCCTCTCATCGCCCGCCACCACACATTTGGAAGCAGCGAACCAAACGTTTGTCGCCGAATATTTTGAGAAGGCAGCCCTGACCCGGGTTAGGGAAAAAATTGATTCCTTATCGGACACTGATCTGGGCGAACAGCTACATGTCATTCGGATGTCTATATTGGCCTCCTTTAACGCTAAGCATCACAAGGACACGCTGATCTTAAGTAAAGAGACTGGGAATATTTCGCTTGAAGCGGTAACCGTCACCGATATTCTGAACTGCTCCAAACGGGTGGGCGAATACGTATTGGATCAGCGCATTACCGCCGAAGGTAGTGAAGATATAAGCTGGATTAGCACGATGATTAAAGGCATCGATGAAGTATCCTGGACTATATCGCCTGTTAACCTAGACTTTTACAACGGAGTGGCCGGAATCGGTTTTTATCTTAGTTATTTAGGGAAAATTTTCCCTGAACATAACGTTTTCCAGGAAGTAACCATACGGTGTGTCAATACAGTTATAGATTCGTTAAACGAGCTGCAAAAGCAGGATATGGACTGGACTCCTTATATGGAAGTAGGCGGATTTACGGGAATTTCAAGCTACCTCTATTTCCTTCAGCATGCCTCGGTCAATCTGCATCGTCCCGAATGGTTCCAAGCCGTGCTGCAATTTCTACCGCTGCTTGAAGAGCTGATCGAAAAGGACGAACAATTCGATGTCACCAGCGGATCGGCGGGAGCATTAATGGTGTTCTTATCCCTATATGAGCAGCAGCAAGAGAAGGAACTACTTGTGCTGGCCGAGAGATGTGTGCAGCATTTGCAGCGCAACGCCACGGCCATGTCCACCGGTATCGCCTGGCGCGATCCGTATCACCAGAAGTTCTATACCGGCTTTGCACATGGCTCATCAGGTATTCTAGCGGCACTCGCTAAGTTCAATAAAGTGATGGATGCCGGTTCTATCAAACGCACGATTCATGAGGGCCTGTTATTTGAGAGAAGTATGTACGTTTCCAAGGAGAAGAACTGGAAATCCATTGGAAGGGATCAGCTTTCCGTTGCCTGGTGCCACGGCGCTCCCGGTATACTGCTCTCCCGTCATATCTTGCAGGAAAGCGGCTATCACGACAATGATCTAGAATCTGAGATTGATGCCGGACTTGAGACCACAATCAAGCTGGGTCTGGACAATAACCGTTCCTTCTGCCACGGAGACTTCGGGCAGCTC includes these proteins:
- a CDS encoding type 2 lanthipeptide synthetase LanM family protein, producing the protein MNNKYYVYSERELVTDAASNAEVQEKTSYWRTLFNDDQDWLNKSISIFTNDDVESIAKSSLSASIELNTSSSYDHDHWLNIKYRFFATYSESGFTTDNTIQNPLFFDTLLMRFAYVADLELASHKVALPASIKDKTLYHLKKTLLEIGYQTLILELNVLRVQEQLTGGSPEERYHSFNRLFLNDISYIHSFFDEYPVLLRLMCTKTAYWVQNVAELLHRLSNDAEQISQQFGVSGDIIDLDLGLGDSHDKGKMVAIITFANGRVVYKPRSHEVDIKFQQILSWVNLRQPPRKLATYTILNCGTYGWSNFVVYRECDQLEQLNDYYIRLGQILAILYSIDAVDFHHENIIACKDHPILIDLESIFHQSKQNEVSMDTAISKARYILTRSVNSTGILPFNSYYEKKDSNRVLDLSGLSGKEAQEAPFKAYQIKQSFRDDMHLAKDSFQIQEAQNVPKLNGEPVEILEYLNFIVDGFRQVYQLIQTNKASYLALLTIFETCPVRTIIRPTAVYAQLLQRSYHPDFLRDAVDREVFLCRLEKFINEDTNYDVARSELLDLLNGDIPYFLSSPATTHLEAANQTFVAEYFEKAALTRVREKIDSLSDTDLGEQLHVIRMSILASFNAKHHKDTLILSKETGNISLEAVTVTDILNCSKRVGEYVLDQRITAEGSEDISWISTMIKGIDEVSWTISPVNLDFYNGVAGIGFYLSYLGKIFPEHNVFQEVTIRCVNTVIDSLNELQKQDMDWTPYMEVGGFTGISSYLYFLQHASVNLHRPEWFQAVLQFLPLLEELIEKDEQFDVTSGSAGALMVFLSLYEQQQEKELLVLAERCVQHLQRNATAMSTGIAWRDPYHQKFYTGFAHGSSGILAALAKFNKVMDAGSIKRTIHEGLLFERSMYVSKEKNWKSIGRDQLSVAWCHGAPGILLSRHILQESGYHDNDLESEIDAGLETTIKLGLDNNRSFCHGDFGQLEILSNFSSQSSDIQAVTSDLSGRLFEYYNKHDMTGGVSRGVEAVGLMLGWSGVGFGLLQQALPGNLPQILHLSPPVRS